One genomic window of Bacteroidota bacterium includes the following:
- a CDS encoding DUF3857 domain-containing protein, producing the protein MKRNLALIPFAFVLLLSLNQAAFSQKSPMKYGKIVPEELKMTVYSQDTNASAVVLGDFGKSYFEYSEQDGFQIKFEHHTRIKIFNKNGYEWANVRIPLYHDMTSREKLTSVKASTYNFDEKGKIAETSMKKNAVFTEESSSNWDNCKFTLPGIADGCIIEYEYTIISDFMFNLRGWQFQSAIPIIWSEYMVTIPEYFTYNLSSRGYEPFFINEKTRVPGSINYTVKTETQEGYAVNRTSQIETINFQSNRYRLVTQNVPALVEEPYMTTINNYFTSIEFELANIQYPNSARKDYTQTWEAINELLIEDEDFGLQLNRKGFISETVESLISGINNPREKMRVIYDYTKTHYKWNNEKSKYVTTNIKEAYDKGTGNVADINLALAVMLRQAGLNAEPAILSTRDNGILHPAHPSLTQFNYVIVAVNINDTSYLLDATEPLCPANLLPYRCLNFNSRIISEKGSKDLDIKPNNKYSETVIAELKITPDGTVAGSYIIDLDGYAALNRRKEITAEVNIQDYIEKLQNDHPGLTVTKYSFENLDNVYSSLRFNSEITLTGLAQGFSDRIYLNPMLIDQEKINPFKLEERKFPVDFGHPFEINYVVRIEVPEEYEAEEMPENANVTLPNSGGKFIYNITKTGNIYQLTSKYTVDRTLFLPGEYPVIKEYFNQIVTKQSQQIVLVRKNQ; encoded by the coding sequence ATGAAAAGAAATTTAGCTTTAATTCCCTTTGCGTTCGTCCTGCTTCTATCACTGAATCAAGCTGCATTTTCGCAAAAGTCACCGATGAAGTATGGTAAAATCGTTCCGGAAGAACTTAAAATGACCGTCTATTCGCAAGATACAAATGCGAGTGCTGTTGTATTGGGCGATTTCGGCAAATCATATTTCGAATATAGTGAACAGGATGGGTTTCAAATTAAATTTGAACATCATACCAGGATTAAGATATTTAATAAGAATGGTTATGAATGGGCCAATGTCAGGATTCCTCTGTATCATGATATGACTTCAAGAGAAAAACTTACTTCAGTGAAGGCCTCCACCTATAATTTTGATGAAAAAGGGAAGATCGCTGAGACTTCAATGAAGAAAAATGCGGTATTTACTGAAGAATCCTCGTCCAACTGGGACAACTGCAAATTCACATTGCCTGGAATCGCTGATGGTTGCATCATAGAATATGAATATACGATCATATCCGATTTTATGTTCAACCTTAGGGGGTGGCAATTCCAATCTGCCATTCCGATCATCTGGAGTGAATATATGGTAACCATTCCCGAATATTTTACTTACAATCTGAGTTCAAGAGGATATGAACCGTTCTTCATCAATGAGAAGACAAGAGTTCCCGGATCGATAAATTATACCGTTAAAACCGAGACGCAGGAAGGATATGCAGTGAACCGGACATCGCAGATAGAAACAATCAATTTTCAATCAAATCGTTACAGGTTGGTCACACAAAATGTGCCGGCACTGGTTGAGGAACCGTACATGACTACTATTAATAATTATTTTACGAGTATCGAATTTGAGCTGGCGAATATCCAATATCCCAATTCCGCCAGGAAAGATTATACACAGACATGGGAGGCGATTAATGAATTGTTAATTGAAGACGAAGATTTTGGTTTGCAGTTGAATCGAAAAGGATTTATTTCGGAAACTGTCGAATCACTAATTTCCGGAATAAATAATCCACGGGAAAAAATGAGGGTGATATATGATTATACAAAAACTCACTATAAATGGAATAATGAAAAGAGTAAATATGTCACCACCAATATTAAAGAAGCTTATGATAAAGGAACAGGGAATGTTGCAGACATAAATCTCGCGTTGGCAGTTATGCTCCGACAAGCCGGACTGAATGCTGAACCGGCCATTTTAAGCACCAGGGATAACGGCATACTTCATCCAGCCCATCCCTCACTTACCCAGTTCAACTATGTTATTGTTGCTGTTAACATCAATGATACCTCCTACCTGTTAGATGCTACGGAGCCTCTATGTCCTGCAAACCTTCTGCCTTACAGGTGTTTAAACTTTAACAGCAGAATCATAAGCGAGAAAGGCTCAAAAGATCTTGATATCAAACCGAACAACAAATATTCAGAGACCGTCATAGCTGAGCTTAAAATCACTCCCGATGGAACTGTCGCAGGATCTTATATTATTGACTTAGATGGTTATGCCGCACTAAACAGAAGAAAGGAAATAACTGCTGAGGTCAATATTCAAGATTATATTGAAAAACTTCAAAACGACCATCCCGGCTTGACGGTCACAAAGTACAGCTTTGAAAACCTTGATAATGTTTATTCATCATTGAGATTCAATTCTGAGATAACATTAACGGGCCTTGCTCAGGGATTTAGTGACAGGATATACTTAAATCCAATGCTTATCGACCAGGAAAAAATCAATCCTTTCAAACTTGAGGAGAGAAAATTTCCTGTTGATTTCGGGCACCCATTCGAAATTAACTATGTTGTCCGCATTGAAGTCCCGGAAGAATATGAAGCCGAAGAAATGCCTGAAAATGCAAATGTTACATTACCCAATTCAGGGGGGAAATTCATATATAATATTACAAAGACAGGAAACATATATCAGTTAACAAGTAAATATACGGTTGATCGGACTCTCTTCCTGCCAGGTGAATATCCTGTCATTAAAGAATATTTTAACCAGATAGTAACCAAACAGTCTCAGCAAATTGTTCTCGTCAGAAAAAATCAATGA
- a CDS encoding T9SS type A sorting domain-containing protein: MKSHFLTLSLFFLTIIVSGQTLTWEKTYSRGGKEVASSIKHTSDGGYIVAGCTGINYDTNDMWILKLDVLGDTLWTRIFDFEKADWALSVIQSNDEGYVVSGFTSPTSVSQGTKMKIIKLTETGDTIWTYQYEVEELLANDVIKSVDGGYIVLGCNYSEWPDKIVLLKLNEDGETDWIKTYQGEDYGVIYQMKQTSDTGYIMVGQIYTNPENGYDIFSMKLDRYGDTLWTKTFGTADYEIAFSVEETNNDQYIVAVTQDYGNLIIFYYLDANGNILTDKSYAMEPGSSIYLIEKTSDGGFICSGHGRQLSGENGLFIMKLDETADSVWTRFYQKNAYSDSWAEEIHQTDDGGYIVGGTTSYQFGEFSDMWILKLNEEGILSTQDDIFSVRNLRTYNIPNPFSESTTIIYTLDEPANIQIEIIDHQGQKVTGLVNTFQEKGEHGIHWDARGHKSGIYYYEITIDDRFFSGKMLLIR; the protein is encoded by the coding sequence ATGAAAAGTCATTTCCTGACACTTTCACTGTTTTTCCTGACAATCATTGTCAGTGGACAAACGCTTACCTGGGAGAAAACCTATTCCAGAGGTGGTAAAGAAGTGGCTTCATCCATCAAACACACATCCGACGGAGGGTATATCGTTGCCGGCTGTACAGGCATCAATTACGATACAAATGACATGTGGATATTGAAGCTGGATGTTCTTGGTGATACACTGTGGACGAGAATTTTTGACTTCGAAAAGGCGGACTGGGCATTATCCGTCATTCAAAGTAACGACGAAGGTTATGTTGTATCCGGATTCACGTCGCCGACTTCAGTAAGCCAGGGAACGAAAATGAAGATCATAAAATTGACAGAAACGGGTGATACAATATGGACTTATCAATATGAGGTTGAGGAACTTCTCGCCAATGATGTCATTAAATCGGTTGACGGGGGTTATATAGTCCTTGGTTGTAACTATTCTGAATGGCCTGATAAGATTGTCCTTCTGAAACTAAATGAAGACGGAGAAACAGATTGGATAAAAACTTACCAGGGCGAAGATTATGGAGTCATTTATCAAATGAAACAGACATCGGATACAGGGTACATTATGGTCGGACAGATATACACCAATCCTGAAAACGGGTACGATATTTTTTCAATGAAACTTGACCGATACGGTGACACGCTGTGGACAAAAACTTTCGGCACTGCTGACTATGAAATTGCCTTTTCAGTTGAAGAAACCAATAACGACCAGTATATTGTTGCTGTGACGCAGGATTATGGTAACTTGATCATTTTCTATTATCTGGATGCAAATGGAAATATACTGACGGATAAATCTTATGCAATGGAGCCAGGGTCGAGTATCTACCTGATAGAAAAAACCTCCGATGGTGGATTCATCTGTTCAGGCCACGGCCGGCAGCTATCAGGAGAAAATGGTCTTTTTATAATGAAATTAGATGAAACCGCGGATTCTGTCTGGACAAGGTTTTATCAAAAAAATGCTTATTCAGACTCATGGGCCGAAGAAATTCATCAGACAGATGATGGAGGGTATATCGTTGGAGGGACTACAAGCTATCAATTTGGTGAATTCAGTGATATGTGGATATTGAAGCTTAATGAAGAAGGGATTCTGTCCACCCAGGATGACATTTTCTCCGTTAGAAATTTAAGAACCTATAATATACCGAATCCGTTTTCAGAATCGACCACAATCATTTACACCTTAGATGAACCGGCAAACATCCAGATTGAAATAATTGATCATCAGGGACAAAAGGTCACCGGATTAGTCAATACATTTCAGGAAAAAGGTGAACATGGCATCCATTGGGATGCACGGGGTCATAAATCCGGTATCTATTATTACGAAATAACAATCGATGACCGGTTTTTTTCAGGGAAAATGCTTCTTATCAGGTGA
- a CDS encoding DUF5009 domain-containing protein translates to MIMQQSQRLYSIDALRGFDMFWIIGGEYVIHSLKACTGWTWTIWLSSQLEHVEWNGFHFYDLIFPLFLFLSGMTMPFSLSRQLENGIPKSRIYLKVFRRALLLVLFGIIYNGLYDLHFSQIRFASVLGHIGIAYFFAAIIYLNTNVKRQIIWIIGLLLGYWAILKLVPVPDVGAGVLTIDGCINGYVDRLLLPGKFYEGIFDPEGILVKIPAVATALLGAVTGSFVKMTRIKGLHKTGYLLLAFIFLFMLARLWDLWLPINKKLWTSSFVLYAAAWSVLFFTVFYLIIDVLEFRKWAFPFVVIGLNPITIYMATSLIDFSIPANHIFGGLMAFVSQNWQPVFMGLMVILIEWLLLYFLYKKKIFLKV, encoded by the coding sequence ATGATAATGCAGCAATCCCAGCGACTTTACTCAATTGATGCCCTCAGGGGATTCGACATGTTCTGGATCATCGGGGGCGAATATGTCATCCATTCCTTAAAGGCCTGTACGGGATGGACATGGACCATATGGTTATCGAGTCAGCTCGAACATGTTGAATGGAATGGATTCCATTTTTATGACCTGATATTCCCTTTGTTTTTATTCCTGTCGGGCATGACCATGCCCTTTTCCTTATCAAGACAACTTGAAAACGGCATTCCTAAAAGCAGGATATATCTGAAGGTTTTTCGGAGGGCATTGTTACTTGTGCTATTTGGCATCATCTATAATGGGTTATATGATCTTCATTTTTCCCAGATCCGGTTTGCCAGTGTCCTGGGACACATCGGAATAGCCTATTTTTTCGCTGCTATTATCTATCTCAATACCAATGTGAAGCGACAGATTATCTGGATCATCGGGCTATTATTGGGATATTGGGCGATTCTCAAACTCGTTCCGGTTCCAGACGTTGGTGCTGGTGTTCTGACCATCGATGGTTGCATTAATGGCTATGTCGACAGACTTTTATTACCCGGTAAGTTCTATGAAGGTATCTTCGATCCGGAAGGAATCCTTGTCAAGATACCTGCAGTGGCAACTGCACTCCTCGGTGCTGTAACAGGATCATTTGTCAAAATGACCAGGATCAAAGGACTGCATAAAACCGGATATCTGCTTCTTGCATTCATTTTTCTTTTTATGCTTGCCAGGCTATGGGATTTATGGCTTCCTATCAATAAAAAACTCTGGACGAGCTCCTTTGTTCTGTATGCCGCAGCATGGTCGGTTTTATTTTTCACTGTTTTTTACCTGATTATCGACGTTCTGGAATTCAGGAAATGGGCATTCCCATTTGTTGTCATTGGCTTGAATCCGATAACCATTTACATGGCAACATCGCTTATCGATTTTTCAATTCCTGCAAACCACATTTTTGGCGGATTGATGGCCTTTGTAAGTCAGAACTGGCAACCCGTCTTCATGGGATTGATGGTAATACTTATTGAATGGCTTCTATTGTACTTTTTATACAAGAAGAAAATCTTTCTTAAAGTTTAA
- a CDS encoding DUF3857 domain-containing protein, translating to MKFRLILAFLLIFSIIVSGQENYSVAEIPSPLLENTAAIYRDYDLIFTVYSISMAIKKVHLAITVLNKSGDVFADLNVFYNSFIRISEIDGKIYNKEGELILKLKNADFEDFSAASGFSLYEENRVRHFTPNVNSYPFTVEYNYKVTYSSLINYPVWQPQYDYDLSVQHSTFQIIMPKNLNFRYKELNIPEQVKISYEKGTTIYQWSVSNLTVKEKEPYCPYLYEYTPLVITAPNEFKYGGYKGNMESWESYGQWTKDLLAGRDILPESTITEIKELTMDCKNRIEIIRRVYNYVQEKTRYVSIQLGIGGFQPIGADKVDEVKYGDCKALVNYTRALLNAAGINSYYTEVRAGNNEMDLMIDFPSNQTNHIILCVPNEKDTIWLECTSKTNPFGYTGNFTDDRHVLLITEDGGKIVKTNSYGLADNTRSRKMEMHIDGSGSAKASVKTTYSGLKFDDISVVINKSSEEQKKWYYNTLPLSNYIIKNIFYKVESNPVPRVHEELDLILNTYASVTGKRMFISLNPLGKLSSVPKTIDERKTEVVIRYPFQNADTIIFHIPDNFKIESIPENIQFSSTFGEYYMTTGQQENKIFYIRGLKMNKIISPASTYPELVDFLQKIYNADKIQAVLTRTL from the coding sequence ATGAAGTTCAGACTGATTTTAGCTTTCCTGCTTATATTTTCGATCATTGTATCTGGTCAGGAGAACTATAGTGTGGCTGAAATTCCTTCTCCCCTTTTGGAAAATACTGCTGCCATATACCGAGACTATGATCTGATATTTACGGTCTATTCTATTAGTATGGCTATTAAAAAAGTTCATTTGGCAATAACCGTACTAAACAAAAGCGGTGATGTGTTTGCTGATCTTAATGTCTTTTATAATTCATTTATTAGAATATCAGAGATTGATGGGAAAATTTATAACAAGGAGGGAGAACTTATATTAAAGCTTAAAAATGCTGACTTTGAAGATTTCAGTGCTGCCAGTGGGTTTTCATTATATGAAGAAAACAGGGTCAGGCATTTTACTCCCAACGTCAACTCATATCCATTCACCGTTGAGTATAATTATAAAGTAACCTACTCCAGTTTAATTAATTACCCCGTCTGGCAACCACAATACGACTATGATCTGTCAGTGCAACATTCCACCTTTCAAATTATTATGCCTAAAAATCTGAATTTCAGATATAAGGAATTAAATATCCCGGAACAGGTAAAGATTTCTTATGAAAAGGGTACAACAATTTATCAATGGAGTGTCAGTAATTTGACCGTCAAAGAAAAAGAACCATATTGTCCTTATCTGTACGAATATACTCCATTGGTCATTACAGCACCAAATGAATTTAAATATGGCGGTTATAAAGGTAACATGGAGAGCTGGGAGAGTTATGGTCAGTGGACTAAGGATTTATTAGCCGGAAGGGATATATTGCCTGAATCTACGATCACAGAAATTAAAGAACTGACAATGGACTGTAAAAACAGAATTGAAATCATCAGAAGGGTTTACAACTATGTCCAGGAAAAAACACGATATGTCAGTATTCAGCTCGGAATCGGCGGTTTCCAGCCAATAGGTGCAGATAAGGTGGATGAAGTGAAATATGGTGATTGTAAAGCTCTTGTAAATTATACAAGAGCTTTATTAAATGCTGCAGGCATTAACTCGTATTATACTGAGGTGAGAGCCGGAAATAATGAAATGGATCTGATGATTGATTTTCCTTCGAACCAGACGAATCATATCATACTTTGCGTACCCAATGAAAAAGATACAATATGGCTCGAATGTACAAGTAAAACAAATCCATTTGGTTATACCGGTAACTTTACAGATGACCGTCATGTTCTTCTCATAACAGAAGATGGCGGCAAAATTGTTAAAACCAACTCCTATGGACTTGCTGACAATACCCGTTCCAGAAAAATGGAAATGCACATAGATGGATCCGGTTCAGCAAAAGCCTCTGTCAAAACGACCTATTCAGGGCTAAAATTCGATGATATATCAGTGGTAATCAATAAGTCTTCTGAAGAACAAAAAAAATGGTATTACAACACGTTACCACTATCTAATTATATAATTAAGAACATATTCTATAAAGTCGAATCAAACCCGGTACCTCGGGTTCATGAAGAGTTGGATTTAATTCTGAATACCTATGCCTCAGTGACGGGGAAACGCATGTTTATTTCACTTAATCCCCTTGGCAAACTTTCCTCAGTCCCAAAAACCATTGATGAACGAAAAACAGAAGTTGTCATCAGATACCCTTTTCAGAATGCCGATACCATCATCTTTCATATTCCTGATAATTTTAAAATCGAATCTATTCCGGAAAACATACAATTTTCATCTACTTTTGGGGAATACTATATGACCACTGGTCAGCAAGAGAATAAGATATTTTATATTAGAGGTTTAAAAATGAATAAAATTATATCACCTGCTTCCACCTATCCGGAGTTAGTTGACTTTCTTCAAAAGATTTATAACGCTGATAAAATTCAGGCAGTTTTGACAAGAACGTTATAA
- a CDS encoding aminodeoxychorismate/anthranilate synthase component II has protein sequence MNPRLLIIDNFDSFTYNVVQIIEEHGTCHYDVIKNDKVDIKAVAGYDKIIFSPGPGIPSEVPVMNEIIGIYCKDKSILGICLGFQAIVEYFGGKLYNLPGVYHGIKQRIRIMDTADYLFAGLPEDIYVGLYHSWAAVPDNIPEALRVTSVSEDDIIMSVTHVNFDVKGVQFHPESFMTDSGRQIIHNWLDYCPILVDSTKYL, from the coding sequence ATGAACCCACGGCTGCTTATCATCGATAACTTTGATTCATTCACTTACAATGTAGTTCAGATCATTGAAGAGCATGGAACCTGTCACTATGACGTAATCAAGAATGATAAAGTCGATATCAAAGCTGTTGCAGGCTATGATAAGATCATTTTTTCTCCCGGTCCCGGCATTCCTTCTGAGGTTCCCGTCATGAATGAGATCATCGGTATCTATTGTAAAGATAAATCAATTCTGGGGATTTGTCTGGGATTCCAGGCTATCGTTGAATACTTTGGAGGAAAGCTTTATAACCTGCCGGGAGTATATCATGGGATAAAGCAACGAATCAGAATTATGGATACCGCGGATTACCTGTTTGCCGGTCTTCCTGAAGATATCTATGTCGGACTGTATCACTCCTGGGCTGCTGTTCCGGATAATATCCCGGAGGCGCTCCGGGTCACCTCAGTGAGTGAAGATGACATTATCATGTCAGTCACTCACGTTAACTTTGATGTTAAAGGCGTCCAGTTTCACCCAGAATCATTCATGACGGATTCAGGCCGGCAAATCATTCACAACTGGCTGGATTATTGCCCTATACTGGTCGACTCAACGAAATATTTGTGA
- a CDS encoding metalloregulator ArsR/SmtB family transcription factor → MTYTKSDVFDQELREIALIAKALSHPARVAILKYLAETKTCISGDISNEIPLSRTTVSQHLQELKKAGMIKGEIDGVKINYCLSSTAITKFKTLINKFFSDISCC, encoded by the coding sequence ATGACTTATACAAAATCAGATGTTTTTGACCAGGAACTCCGCGAGATAGCGCTCATAGCCAAAGCCCTGTCACACCCTGCCAGAGTAGCCATCCTCAAATATCTTGCAGAAACAAAAACCTGCATATCAGGCGACATCTCAAATGAGATCCCTTTAAGCCGGACAACTGTGTCGCAACATTTACAGGAACTAAAAAAAGCCGGAATGATCAAAGGTGAAATTGACGGCGTAAAAATCAACTACTGCCTTTCCTCCACTGCCATTACAAAATTTAAAACATTAATAAATAAATTCTTCAGCGATATCAGTTGTTGCTGA
- a CDS encoding protein-L-isoaspartate(D-aspartate) O-methyltransferase codes for MIIKPFCITIGLWFILILIAGCSHAQEDIYTIRRERMVIDQIERRGVKDTAVLRAMRTVERHLFVPDLYLNSAYEDHPLPIGSGQTISQPYIVAYMTEVIKPQSGYKVLEVGTGSGYQAAVLAEIVAHVYTIEIICELANSAKERLETLGYKNITVKCGDGYNGWDEFAPFDAIIVTAGAEDIPQPLIDQLKDGGLMVLPVGDPYMVQSLILVKKKGNRTITQDLIPVRFVPLTRDK; via the coding sequence TTGATAATCAAGCCTTTTTGTATAACGATTGGTCTTTGGTTCATCCTCATTCTTATCGCCGGTTGTTCCCACGCCCAGGAAGACATTTATACGATACGCCGGGAACGTATGGTCATTGATCAGATCGAACGTCGAGGAGTGAAGGATACGGCAGTTTTGCGGGCTATGCGCACTGTTGAGCGGCATCTGTTTGTTCCTGATCTATATCTGAATAGTGCTTATGAAGACCATCCTTTGCCTATTGGATCCGGGCAAACCATCTCTCAGCCTTACATTGTAGCTTATATGACTGAAGTCATCAAGCCACAATCCGGTTATAAAGTCCTCGAGGTTGGAACAGGCTCCGGCTACCAGGCCGCTGTACTGGCTGAAATTGTCGCCCATGTCTATACCATCGAGATCATCTGTGAGCTCGCTAATTCTGCAAAAGAAAGACTCGAGACCCTGGGATACAAGAACATTACCGTTAAATGTGGTGATGGATATAACGGATGGGATGAGTTTGCACCTTTTGATGCCATAATAGTGACTGCAGGAGCCGAGGATATCCCTCAACCACTTATTGACCAGTTAAAGGATGGAGGACTCATGGTTTTGCCTGTTGGTGATCCATACATGGTGCAATCGTTGATACTTGTAAAAAAGAAAGGTAACCGCACCATCACACAGGATTTAATACCGGTAAGGTTTGTTCCGCTGACAAGGGACAAGTAG
- a CDS encoding arsenite methyltransferase, which yields MKTKKDIKDIVREKYGKIADNSMKNKSCCGCSSLPEDESTYTVFSDEYHDLEGYNPDADLSLGCGLPTEYAGIKEGDTVLDLGSGAGNDCFVARALVGEQGKVIGLDFTPSMVSKAKMNNYKLGFQNIEFITGDIEHIPLPDHSVDVVISNCVLNLVPDKAKAFSEIYRVLKQGAHFCVSDIVLNGVMPDALKEDAILWAGCVSGAVQKDEYLRIVSDAGFRDIDIPKEKKIDLPDEMLKKYLSAEKISELRQKVSGIYSITVRAHKS from the coding sequence ATGAAAACAAAAAAAGACATTAAAGACATTGTCAGAGAAAAATATGGAAAGATTGCCGATAATTCCATGAAGAACAAGTCCTGCTGTGGTTGTTCAAGCCTTCCCGAAGATGAGAGCACTTACACTGTCTTCAGTGATGAATACCATGATCTGGAAGGTTATAATCCTGACGCTGATCTGAGCCTCGGATGCGGCTTACCAACAGAATATGCCGGTATAAAAGAGGGCGACACGGTGCTCGACCTGGGCTCCGGTGCCGGAAACGATTGCTTTGTGGCAAGGGCACTGGTTGGCGAACAAGGTAAGGTCATCGGACTGGATTTCACGCCGTCAATGGTGTCAAAGGCTAAAATGAATAATTATAAACTCGGCTTCCAGAATATCGAATTTATTACCGGTGACATTGAGCACATCCCTTTGCCTGATCATTCTGTGGATGTAGTCATTAGTAACTGTGTGCTTAACCTGGTGCCCGATAAAGCGAAAGCCTTCAGTGAGATATATCGTGTGCTGAAACAGGGTGCCCATTTTTGCGTTTCAGATATTGTGCTGAATGGTGTCATGCCCGATGCCTTAAAAGAAGATGCCATCCTCTGGGCAGGTTGTGTTTCGGGGGCCGTTCAAAAAGACGAATACCTCCGGATTGTCAGCGATGCGGGATTCCGGGATATTGACATCCCAAAGGAAAAGAAAATCGATCTGCCGGATGAAATGCTGAAAAAATACCTTTCTGCGGAGAAAATCAGTGAATTGCGGCAGAAGGTTTCCGGAATTTACAGCATAACGGTAAGGGCACACAAATCTTAA
- a CDS encoding aminodeoxychorismate synthase component I — protein MSNTETTIRKMNDMGKRRIPFLFIIDFEMIESYIFPLDQAEGNDILFYINGLTNYSHPERPDKVIHFEKHPVSFKDYSYRFDMVMKNIAAGNTYLINLTCPTPVDTNMILKEIFVLSSAKYKLLFQDKFIVFSPETFVQMNNGHISSYPMKGTIDASLANATQIILNDKKETAEHYTIVDLIRNDLNMVAKRVVVEKFRYIDKVYTKDKNLLQVSSKITGELSAGYQGHIGEVLFTLLPAGSVTGAPKKKTVDIILEVEGYKRGFYTGIFGFFDGENLDSGVMIRFIEKTGHGLIYKSGGGITSFSDVHSEYQEMIDKVYVSII, from the coding sequence ATGTCAAATACAGAAACAACCATCAGAAAAATGAATGATATGGGAAAGAGAAGGATCCCGTTTCTGTTTATCATTGATTTTGAGATGATTGAATCATATATTTTTCCCTTAGATCAAGCAGAAGGAAATGACATTCTCTTCTATATCAATGGATTAACGAATTATTCCCATCCTGAACGTCCTGATAAAGTTATTCATTTTGAAAAACATCCTGTTTCTTTTAAGGACTATTCTTACAGATTTGACATGGTCATGAAGAACATTGCTGCAGGCAACACCTATCTGATAAACCTGACATGCCCGACACCTGTTGATACCAATATGATCCTGAAAGAGATATTCGTTTTAAGCTCAGCAAAGTACAAATTACTTTTTCAGGATAAGTTTATCGTATTTTCTCCTGAGACTTTTGTGCAGATGAATAATGGCCATATCTCTTCTTACCCGATGAAAGGGACGATTGATGCGTCGTTGGCCAATGCCACGCAGATAATTCTTAACGATAAAAAGGAGACGGCTGAACATTATACCATTGTCGACCTTATCCGCAATGACCTGAATATGGTGGCAAAGAGAGTGGTCGTGGAGAAATTCAGGTATATCGATAAAGTTTACACGAAAGACAAAAACCTGCTGCAGGTAAGCTCTAAAATCACCGGGGAACTCAGTGCAGGTTACCAGGGTCATATCGGAGAAGTGCTCTTCACTCTGCTGCCTGCCGGCTCAGTGACGGGTGCGCCAAAGAAAAAAACAGTGGACATCATTTTGGAGGTTGAGGGTTATAAACGGGGGTTTTATACGGGTATTTTTGGTTTTTTTGATGGCGAAAACCTCGATAGTGGCGTCATGATACGTTTTATTGAAAAAACCGGTCATGGCCTGATATATAAAAGTGGTGGCGGCATCACCTCTTTCAGCGATGTGCATTCAGAATACCAGGAAATGATTGATAAAGTATATGTGTCGATAATATAA